A region from the Algoriphagus machipongonensis genome encodes:
- a CDS encoding PAS domain-containing protein, whose protein sequence is MILGRQFADSLSMPVFLVDKEGTLIFYNEPAEAILGLRFGETGSMKVDEWATVFKPTDQDGNILPPEGLPLVQTLTNKKPAHGSFYIKNLKGEKHFITVTSYPIEGRPDRFLGAMAIFWNSNFS, encoded by the coding sequence ATGATTTTAGGGCGACAATTTGCAGATAGTCTCAGTATGCCTGTTTTTTTGGTTGACAAAGAAGGTACTTTGATATTTTATAATGAGCCAGCGGAAGCTATTTTAGGTTTAAGGTTTGGAGAGACAGGTAGTATGAAGGTAGATGAATGGGCCACAGTATTTAAACCCACCGATCAAGATGGAAATATTTTGCCTCCCGAAGGTTTGCCTTTAGTGCAAACCCTAACCAATAAAAAGCCCGCCCATGGATCCTTTTACATTAAAAATCTGAAAGGAGAAAAGCACTTTATTACAGTAACCTCATATCCTATTGAAGGAAGGCCTGATAGGTTTTTAGGGGCTATGGCCATTTTTTGGAATTCAAATTTCTCATGA
- a CDS encoding DUF4293 domain-containing protein, with amino-acid sequence MIQRVQTIFLFLVAVAMGLTIGMELWLQVVPDSSETYTLSAFSMQHLSSSGEVLSSNSTWYLAALAAFVGFLAIISIFQYRSRARQMMINMINSLFMVGIVVIVFLTTSGVNTEIGAADNGTYKIGFWAILVAMVCNMLANRFIKKDEALVKSVDRIR; translated from the coding sequence ATGATTCAACGCGTTCAAACGATATTCTTGTTTTTGGTGGCTGTGGCCATGGGGCTGACCATTGGCATGGAACTTTGGCTTCAGGTAGTTCCTGATTCCAGTGAAACTTATACGCTTTCAGCATTTTCTATGCAGCATCTTTCTTCTTCAGGAGAAGTACTTTCTTCAAATTCTACTTGGTATTTGGCGGCGCTGGCTGCTTTTGTAGGATTTTTAGCGATCATCTCTATTTTTCAATATAGAAGCCGAGCAAGGCAAATGATGATAAATATGATCAATTCCTTGTTTATGGTAGGGATTGTGGTGATAGTATTCTTAACTACTAGCGGAGTTAATACAGAGATAGGAGCCGCTGATAATGGTACTTATAAGATAGGGTTTTGGGCTATTTTAGTTGCAATGGTCTGTAATATGCTTGCCAATAGATTTATTAAAAAAGATGAGGCTTTAGTAAAGTCTGTAGATCGAATTAGATAA
- the truA gene encoding tRNA pseudouridine(38-40) synthase TruA: MEKIKRYFLELSYKGTKYHGWQIQNNAFSVQECIESALSTYFRSPITVMGSGRTDTGVHAKMQVCHFDLADDIDYGKFLKAINGILPIDISIMSIRQVTPNAHARFDAVSRSYVYRIIFQKNPFLDGLAWHSYFIPDLEKMNLAAETLLKHDDFECFSKVHTEVKHFRCDIKSCSWEQKDGELLFHITANRFLRGMVRAIVGTLMEVGLGKKAPEDMEKIILSKDRSNAGKSAPARGLFLSRIIYPEKIYLD, translated from the coding sequence ATGGAAAAAATCAAGCGTTATTTTCTTGAGCTTAGCTATAAAGGCACCAAGTATCACGGTTGGCAAATACAGAATAATGCATTTTCGGTTCAGGAATGTATTGAATCTGCACTTTCTACCTATTTTCGCAGCCCAATAACTGTGATGGGCAGCGGAAGAACTGATACTGGTGTTCATGCAAAAATGCAAGTATGCCATTTCGACTTAGCTGATGACATAGATTATGGCAAGTTTCTAAAAGCAATCAATGGTATATTGCCAATTGATATATCTATTATGTCTATCCGTCAAGTCACCCCAAATGCACATGCTAGATTTGACGCTGTCAGTCGATCTTATGTTTATAGAATTATCTTCCAAAAAAACCCATTTCTAGACGGATTGGCTTGGCATAGTTATTTTATTCCAGACTTAGAAAAGATGAATTTGGCGGCAGAAACCTTATTGAAACATGATGATTTTGAATGTTTTAGTAAAGTTCATACCGAAGTCAAACATTTTCGTTGTGATATAAAATCGTGTAGTTGGGAACAAAAAGACGGAGAATTGTTATTTCATATAACCGCAAACCGTTTTTTACGTGGAATGGTGAGAGCCATTGTGGGAACTTTAATGGAAGTGGGTCTTGGGAAAAAGGCTCCTGAAGACATGGAAAAAATTATTTTATCCAAGGACCGATCAAACGCTGGAAAATCAGCTCCTGCAAGAGGGCTATTTTTAAGCCGGATTATTTATCCAGAAAAAATCTATTTAGACTAA
- a CDS encoding ABC transporter ATP-binding protein, with protein MSLEKEKHSSGEIVDTQVLKQLYRHVKPYRLQFYFLIFLTVALAALAPTRPYFIQVAIDDYVAKGDGVGLLQIIYILVGLLILQALVQWAHTFYSGWIGQVIIRDIRINLYKHLLKLRLKFFDNTPIGRLVTRNVSDIETLANVFSEGLAAIIGDLLQLVTILAVMFYIDWKLTLVSLCTLPLMIISTYIFKEKIKVTFNDVRNAVSNLNSFLQEHITGMNIVQVFNREEREFSRFKEINREHRAAHIKSVLYYSIYFPVAEIIQAIGIGLVVWYGAVGVLGMELQVGVLISFIMYLQLFFRPIRMIADRFNTLQMGVVSSSRIFKLLDNQEHIDNEGDLRPDSVKGNIKLEHVWFAYNDEEYVLKDINFEVKSGQTVALVGATGAGKSSIINLISRFYEINKGSITVDGNDIKDFELGILRKHIGVVLQDVFLFSDTIFYNITLGNPDITEEQVWYAADQVGARKFIERLPGGLQYNVMERGATLSVGQRQLISFVRAMVYNPEIIILDEATSSVDTETEELIQQSIDNMMKGRTSIVIAHRLSTIQKADKIIVLHKGEIVETGTHDSLLEQGGFYTQLHQMQLKTMAI; from the coding sequence TTGAGTTTAGAGAAAGAAAAACATTCATCCGGTGAAATTGTAGACACCCAGGTATTAAAGCAGCTTTACCGACATGTAAAGCCCTACCGTCTCCAGTTTTATTTCCTGATCTTCCTTACGGTAGCCCTAGCTGCATTGGCACCTACACGCCCTTATTTTATACAGGTAGCGATAGATGACTATGTGGCAAAAGGTGATGGCGTAGGTTTGCTTCAAATCATCTACATCTTAGTAGGACTGTTGATTTTACAAGCACTGGTTCAATGGGCTCATACGTTTTATTCAGGCTGGATTGGGCAGGTGATCATTCGAGACATTCGAATCAATCTTTATAAACACCTATTAAAACTTAGACTCAAATTCTTCGACAACACACCTATAGGAAGACTCGTCACAAGAAACGTGTCTGACATCGAAACCCTCGCCAATGTATTTAGTGAAGGTTTAGCTGCTATTATCGGTGATTTACTTCAGTTGGTCACGATTTTAGCTGTCATGTTTTATATCGATTGGAAACTGACTTTGGTGAGTTTATGTACACTGCCATTAATGATTATTTCCACTTATATTTTCAAAGAAAAAATCAAAGTCACCTTTAATGATGTTCGTAATGCGGTTTCTAACCTCAACTCTTTCTTACAGGAGCACATTACAGGTATGAACATCGTTCAGGTATTCAATCGAGAGGAACGAGAGTTTTCTAGATTCAAAGAAATCAATCGGGAGCATAGAGCAGCCCATATTAAATCTGTCCTTTATTACTCCATCTATTTTCCTGTTGCCGAAATTATTCAAGCGATAGGCATTGGTTTAGTAGTATGGTATGGTGCCGTAGGCGTTTTGGGAATGGAGCTTCAAGTCGGAGTATTGATTTCATTTATCATGTACCTCCAGTTATTCTTCCGCCCAATTCGAATGATTGCCGATCGATTCAATACACTTCAAATGGGTGTGGTAAGTTCCTCCAGAATTTTCAAACTCTTGGATAACCAAGAGCATATTGATAATGAAGGAGATTTAAGACCAGATTCTGTCAAAGGAAACATAAAGTTGGAACATGTTTGGTTTGCCTATAACGATGAGGAATATGTATTAAAAGACATCAATTTTGAGGTAAAAAGCGGTCAGACAGTGGCTCTTGTCGGGGCAACTGGCGCAGGAAAGTCCTCAATAATAAACTTGATTTCTCGTTTCTATGAAATAAACAAAGGTTCTATTACGGTCGATGGAAATGATATCAAAGATTTTGAATTGGGGATATTGAGAAAACATATAGGAGTAGTACTTCAGGATGTATTCCTTTTCTCTGACACGATCTTTTATAACATCACCTTAGGCAACCCAGATATCACAGAAGAGCAAGTATGGTATGCTGCGGATCAAGTGGGGGCCCGAAAGTTTATAGAAAGGCTTCCTGGAGGACTTCAATATAATGTCATGGAAAGAGGAGCCACCTTATCTGTGGGACAAAGACAATTGATTTCATTCGTAAGAGCGATGGTTTATAATCCAGAAATCATCATTCTGGATGAGGCAACTTCCTCTGTGGACACAGAAACCGAGGAATTAATTCAACAGTCAATTGACAATATGATGAAAGGTAGGACTTCCATCGTCATTGCCCATAGATTATCAACTATTCAAAAAGCTGACAAAATTATCGTTCTTCATAAAGGTGAGATTGTGGAAACAGGCACACATGATAGCCTGCTGGAGCAAGGCGGTTTTTACACCCAACTTCATCAGATGCAGTTAAAAACCATGGCGATTTAA
- the hemE gene encoding uroporphyrinogen decarboxylase, whose amino-acid sequence MELQNDLLLRAAKGEKTERTPVWLMRQAGRILPEYRAVRESVSGFIELAQTPELAAEVTIQPVDLLGVDAAIIFSDILVIPEAMGLPYEMIEKKGPWFPETVRTEADLKKLRVADGANDLSYVIKAIEITKKNLNGRVPLIGFAGAPWTIFAYMVEGSGSKTFSRAREILYTQPAFAHQLMQMITDSTINYLKAQIKAGADLVQVFDSWAGILGPKQYLEFSHRYISQICDAINEVPVTVFAKGAFFAREEMGKLNCETIGLDWNMGIEESYKLIGANKTLQGNLDPAALYGNPEEVRSATLEMMEQFKGKRHIANLGHGVYPDIKPEKVKVFIETVKGF is encoded by the coding sequence ATGGAATTACAAAATGATCTATTGCTGAGAGCGGCCAAAGGCGAAAAGACGGAAAGAACCCCAGTTTGGCTCATGCGTCAAGCAGGAAGAATACTACCAGAATATCGAGCAGTCCGCGAAAGCGTCAGTGGTTTTATAGAATTAGCTCAAACTCCGGAGCTTGCTGCAGAAGTTACCATTCAGCCTGTTGATTTATTAGGAGTGGATGCAGCGATCATTTTTTCTGACATTTTGGTGATCCCAGAAGCCATGGGACTCCCTTATGAAATGATAGAAAAAAAAGGGCCTTGGTTTCCAGAGACTGTAAGAACAGAAGCGGATCTAAAGAAATTGAGAGTTGCGGATGGAGCTAATGACTTAAGCTATGTCATCAAAGCAATAGAAATCACCAAGAAAAATTTAAATGGTAGAGTTCCATTGATCGGTTTTGCCGGAGCACCATGGACTATTTTTGCTTACATGGTAGAAGGAAGTGGTAGCAAGACATTTTCTAGAGCAAGAGAAATCCTTTACACCCAACCTGCATTTGCACACCAGTTGATGCAAATGATCACAGATAGTACGATCAATTATTTAAAAGCTCAGATAAAAGCGGGAGCAGATTTAGTTCAAGTTTTTGATAGCTGGGCAGGAATTTTAGGCCCTAAACAATATCTGGAATTTTCTCATCGATACATTTCTCAAATTTGTGATGCCATCAATGAGGTCCCTGTTACCGTTTTTGCCAAAGGAGCATTTTTTGCCAGAGAGGAAATGGGGAAATTGAATTGCGAAACTATAGGGCTGGACTGGAATATGGGAATTGAAGAATCGTATAAACTAATCGGGGCAAATAAAACGCTTCAAGGTAACCTTGATCCAGCGGCACTTTATGGTAACCCAGAAGAAGTAAGATCTGCGACTTTAGAAATGATGGAGCAGTTTAAAGGAAAAAGACATATCGCTAACCTCGGACATGGAGTCTACCCAGACATCAAACCAGAAAAGGTAAAAGTATTTATAGAAACAGTAAAAGGATTCTAA
- a CDS encoding trans-sulfuration enzyme family protein: MKLETYAIHGGNIVSDTEKPVVQPITMSTTFVHQPESMIYTRANNPNRKALEQLLAGLEKGVDAAAFSSGNAAGVAVFQALEPGSHLIAPDDMYHGLKNAILTIFKGVLEATFVDMTDLEKVEASFRPNTKLVWVETPSNPLLKVTDIEAVAKLAKEKKALLACDNTFATPVFQNPIDLGADIVMHSSTKFFGGHSDILGGALITKVEDEFWAKVKNVQTGGGAVPSPMDCYYLCRSIKTLPYRMKGHAEHAMVLANFLSNHAAIERVYYPGLNEHPGHDIASKQMTGFGGVLSFQVKEGAEAADKLIQKLKYFTNATSLGGVESLIERRAAVEGPDTLTPQNLIRVSVGLEHLDDLLEDLDQGLK, encoded by the coding sequence ATGAAACTCGAAACTTACGCCATTCATGGAGGTAATATTGTCTCTGATACAGAAAAACCTGTAGTGCAACCTATCACGATGAGCACCACATTTGTCCATCAGCCTGAGTCGATGATTTATACCCGGGCCAATAACCCCAACCGGAAAGCACTTGAGCAATTGTTGGCAGGTTTAGAAAAAGGTGTGGATGCAGCGGCATTTTCTTCTGGGAATGCAGCCGGAGTGGCGGTTTTTCAAGCGCTTGAGCCTGGTTCACATTTAATCGCACCTGACGATATGTATCATGGGTTGAAAAATGCGATTCTTACGATTTTCAAAGGTGTTCTTGAAGCCACTTTTGTGGATATGACAGATTTGGAAAAAGTGGAGGCCTCATTTAGGCCCAACACTAAATTGGTCTGGGTGGAGACTCCATCGAATCCTTTGTTGAAGGTTACGGACATTGAGGCTGTCGCAAAGTTGGCAAAAGAAAAAAAAGCTCTTCTTGCTTGTGATAATACTTTTGCTACACCGGTTTTTCAGAACCCTATTGATCTTGGAGCTGATATAGTGATGCATTCAAGTACTAAGTTTTTTGGAGGGCATTCCGATATTTTAGGTGGAGCCTTGATTACTAAAGTGGAAGATGAATTTTGGGCTAAAGTAAAAAATGTGCAAACAGGGGGAGGAGCTGTCCCTTCACCAATGGATTGCTATTACTTATGCAGAAGTATCAAGACTTTGCCTTATCGAATGAAAGGGCATGCCGAACATGCGATGGTATTGGCAAATTTCTTATCCAATCATGCTGCGATAGAAAGAGTCTACTATCCGGGCTTAAACGAACATCCCGGACACGACATTGCATCTAAGCAAATGACAGGTTTTGGTGGAGTCCTTTCATTTCAAGTAAAAGAAGGCGCAGAAGCAGCTGATAAGTTGATCCAAAAACTTAAATATTTCACAAACGCTACTAGCTTAGGTGGGGTAGAAAGTTTGATCGAAAGGAGAGCAGCTGTAGAAGGTCCTGATACTTTGACTCCTCAGAATTTAATTCGAGTATCAGTAGGGTTGGAACATTTGGATGATCTTTTAGAAGATTTAGATCAAGGACTTAAATAA
- a CDS encoding RNA polymerase sigma factor, translated as MTVQKLDKTLIDQVMKNDRSAQFQLFELTKGMLYTTCYRIINDEDEANDVLQDAYVEIFQKLYSLKHTEALLSWMKTITIRKAISHSKKKIYFEPIEDIQVETSENFDAWFDAELLDQAIESLPNGARAVFLLLSVEGYSHREASQMLGVSESTSKSQLNYAKNLLKKRITKLLQA; from the coding sequence ATGACAGTTCAAAAGCTAGACAAAACATTAATAGATCAGGTCATGAAAAATGACAGATCAGCGCAATTTCAGCTTTTCGAATTGACCAAAGGGATGCTCTATACAACTTGCTATAGAATCATCAATGATGAGGATGAGGCAAATGATGTATTACAAGATGCTTATGTTGAGATTTTCCAAAAATTATACTCGCTAAAGCATACCGAAGCATTATTGAGCTGGATGAAGACTATTACGATCCGTAAGGCAATATCGCATAGCAAAAAGAAGATTTACTTCGAACCAATTGAGGATATCCAGGTGGAAACAAGTGAGAATTTTGATGCATGGTTTGACGCTGAATTACTAGATCAAGCGATAGAAAGTTTACCGAATGGGGCAAGAGCAGTATTCTTATTACTGTCTGTGGAAGGATATTCTCACCGTGAAGCATCCCAAATGTTGGGTGTTTCTGAAAGCACTTCAAAATCTCAGCTGAACTACGCTAAAAACCTGCTTAAAAAACGAATCACAAAATTACTCCAAGCATGA
- a CDS encoding MBL fold metallo-hydrolase → MKIKIWGCRGSLPSPGPENMVYGGNTSCIQVVHKDTCIVLDGGSGIQRLGKYLEPEFSEVHILLTHLHIDHTMGLGFFQPLYDPKVNVHFWGPSSTFEPLVQRLRRYFSPPLFPVRMDELPTHPVIHELNNMEFSIGDIKITTSYICHPGPTLGYRLDDGESVFTYLPDHEPELGSSSFPYDPEWTSGYDLARNADLLFHDGEYTAEEYKSRIGWGHSSIEAAIDFGKLCGVNKLGIFHHDPLNSDEKLEELFNNSMQAKKPQFNVELCREGAEYNLGGGE, encoded by the coding sequence ATGAAAATAAAAATATGGGGATGTAGAGGTTCATTGCCTTCTCCAGGTCCTGAAAATATGGTTTATGGAGGTAATACTTCATGTATCCAAGTAGTTCATAAAGACACTTGCATCGTTCTCGATGGTGGATCTGGTATTCAGAGGTTAGGAAAATATCTGGAACCAGAATTCTCTGAAGTGCATATTCTTTTGACCCATTTACATATTGATCATACAATGGGTTTAGGGTTTTTTCAACCCCTTTATGATCCCAAAGTGAACGTTCATTTCTGGGGTCCTTCTTCTACCTTCGAACCGCTTGTTCAACGACTAAGACGGTATTTTTCTCCACCTTTATTTCCTGTTAGAATGGATGAGCTACCTACCCATCCCGTTATTCATGAGTTAAATAACATGGAGTTTTCAATTGGGGATATCAAGATTACCACCAGTTATATTTGTCATCCTGGCCCAACATTGGGCTATAGGTTAGACGACGGAGAAAGTGTTTTTACTTATTTGCCTGATCATGAGCCTGAGTTGGGTTCCTCTAGTTTTCCTTATGACCCTGAATGGACCAGTGGATATGATTTAGCAAGAAATGCTGACCTTTTGTTTCACGATGGTGAATATACTGCCGAGGAATATAAATCTCGAATTGGTTGGGGACATAGCTCAATAGAAGCAGCTATTGATTTTGGCAAACTTTGTGGCGTCAATAAATTGGGGATATTTCATCATGATCCGCTAAATTCTGACGAAAAGCTAGAAGAATTATTCAACAACAGTATGCAGGCCAAAAAACCACAATTTAATGTGGAATTGTGTAGGGAAGGAGCTGAATATAACCTTGGAGGGGGAGAGTAA
- a CDS encoding MBL fold metallo-hydrolase — protein sequence MKKLTAILIFLSFTAFGQDMISTASGDIKITPILHGTLVLEYQGKTIYVDPYGGAEAFEGQKKPDIVLITDIHGDHHNQETLDGLDLKNTVMVVPQAVAEKLPKNSSKQIDVISNGETKTIENITVSAIPMYNLPETDDSRHPKGRGNGYILTMGDKKVYLSGDTEDIPEMRSLKNIDIAFICMNLPYTMDVDQAASAVIDFKPMIVYPYHYRGTNGLGDIEKFKELVNATAPNVEVRLRNWYPEN from the coding sequence ATGAAAAAACTGACAGCAATACTCATTTTTCTTTCTTTTACGGCTTTCGGCCAAGACATGATTTCCACTGCTAGTGGTGACATTAAAATTACACCCATCCTACATGGGACGCTAGTTCTGGAGTATCAAGGAAAGACCATCTATGTGGACCCTTATGGAGGAGCTGAAGCTTTTGAAGGTCAAAAGAAACCAGATATCGTATTGATCACAGATATTCATGGAGATCATCATAATCAAGAAACTTTAGATGGTCTAGACTTAAAAAATACTGTCATGGTAGTCCCACAGGCTGTTGCAGAAAAGTTACCTAAAAATAGCAGCAAACAAATTGACGTGATATCTAACGGTGAAACCAAAACCATAGAAAATATCACAGTATCTGCCATTCCCATGTACAATTTACCTGAAACCGATGATAGCCGTCATCCCAAGGGAAGAGGAAATGGTTATATCCTGACAATGGGTGATAAAAAAGTGTACCTATCTGGAGATACAGAGGATATTCCTGAAATGAGATCCTTAAAAAACATTGATATCGCTTTTATCTGCATGAACCTACCCTATACCATGGACGTGGATCAGGCAGCCAGTGCAGTGATTGACTTTAAACCTATGATTGTTTACCCTTATCATTATAGAGGAACCAATGGGCTGGGTGATATTGAAAAGTTTAAGGAACTTGTTAATGCCACAGCACCCAATGTGGAAGTAAGGCTTCGCAATTGGTACCCAGAAAACTAA
- a CDS encoding cupin domain-containing protein, with the protein MSSEKVSVADKLSKVSDYWNPVIVGELNNQHVKLVKFKGEFIWHHHEGEDEMFYVLDGEFDMHFRDKVVHLKKNEFIIVQKGVEHKPVAKTEVSVMLFEPSSTLNTGNQVDDVLTQNNLKTI; encoded by the coding sequence ATGTCTTCCGAAAAAGTATCCGTTGCCGATAAACTGAGTAAAGTTTCAGATTATTGGAACCCCGTGATTGTTGGTGAATTAAATAACCAACATGTAAAACTCGTAAAATTTAAAGGCGAATTTATTTGGCATCACCATGAGGGTGAGGATGAAATGTTTTATGTATTAGATGGTGAATTTGATATGCACTTCAGGGATAAGGTAGTTCATTTGAAAAAAAATGAATTTATCATTGTACAAAAAGGAGTAGAACACAAACCTGTAGCAAAAACAGAAGTATCCGTGATGCTTTTTGAGCCATCAAGCACATTAAACACAGGAAATCAAGTTGATGATGTATTAACCCAAAACAACCTCAAAACAATTTAA